The window GTCGGGCGTCTTCGAGCGTGATCAATCCTTTGCTGTAAAAACTCATCAGCGATTGATCCATCGTCTGCATGTTATAAGAGCCGCCGGTTTGAATGGTTGAATAAATCTGGTGTGTTTTATTTTCACGGATAAGGTTACGGACGGCCGGCGTGGCCATCAGCACTTCATCGACGGCAACGCGTCCTTTGCCGTCGGATCGCCGCATCAAACGTTGAGCGACGACGCCTTGAATCGTATTCGCCAGCATGGTACGGATTTGCTGCTGCTGGTCGCTCGGGAAAACGTCGATGATCCGGTCGACCGTTTCGGCGGCGCTTTTAGTGTGCAGCGTCCCGAAAACAAGGTGGCCGGTTTCAGCCGCCGTGATCGCGAGGGCGATCGTTTCGAGATCGCGCATTTCACCGACGAGAATCACGTCCGGGTCTTCGCGAAGCGCGCTTTTGAGAGCATTCGCAAACGAATGGGTGTGGGCGTGCAATTCGCGCTGATTGATCAGGCAGCTTTTCGGGCGGTGTGTATATTCAATCGGATCTTCAATGGTCAAAATATGGTCGTGCCGTTCCGAATTGATCAGATCGATCATTCCGGCGAGGGTGGTGGATTTACCGGAACCTGTCGGTCCGGTCACGACCACGAGTCCTTTTTTCAATCGGGCTAAATCGTAAATGCCCGGAGGCATGCCCAATTCTTCGAGTTTAAAAATTTTGGTCGGGATGGTACGAAAGGCCGCCGCAATTCCGCGCATCTGAAAGTATAAATTAACGCGAAAGCGCGACAGGCCTTCAATTTCATAAGCAAAATCCAGTTCACGGTTTTTCAAAAATGTCTCGCGCTGTTCGGCGGTGATGATCCTCAAAAGCAACGACGTCAGCGTCTCGTCATCGAATACGATCGAATCCAATTGCATCAGATCGCCGTGCAAACGCATGATGGGGTAGTGATTGGCCGTCAAATGGACGTCGGATGCGCCGTGATGAACGGCTTCCGTCAGGTATTCATTCAAGGTTTTCATATCGGCTGATCCAGGATATGCGGCGTAATGAAAATGAGCAGATCGGTTTTCTT of the bacterium genome contains:
- a CDS encoding type IV pilus twitching motility protein PilT — encoded protein: MKTLNEYLTEAVHHGASDVHLTANHYPIMRLHGDLMQLDSIVFDDETLTSLLLRIITAEQRETFLKNRELDFAYEIEGLSRFRVNLYFQMRGIAAAFRTIPTKIFKLEELGMPPGIYDLARLKKGLVVVTGPTGSGKSTTLAGMIDLINSERHDHILTIEDPIEYTHRPKSCLINQRELHAHTHSFANALKSALREDPDVILVGEMRDLETIALAITAAETGHLVFGTLHTKSAAETVDRIIDVFPSDQQQQIRTMLANTIQGVVAQRLMRRSDGKGRVAVDEVLMATPAVRNLIRENKTHQIYSTIQTGGSYNMQTMDQSLMSFYSKGLITLEDARREAHDKNLFN